In Maridesulfovibrio sp., a single genomic region encodes these proteins:
- the fliO gene encoding flagellar biosynthetic protein FliO produces MPNATVLPSMVPDAGVGSVLKMSAALFFILAMLLLAYYVLRRLNVGGGLSGMRKGELQIVDRIAIGPRQNITVIRYRDRDMVLGVTQDRITLLHAGDEGHASSKKDFPGYLEKENSGFSDS; encoded by the coding sequence TTGCCTAACGCTACCGTGCTTCCTTCCATGGTCCCGGATGCAGGTGTCGGGTCTGTGCTAAAGATGTCGGCGGCACTGTTTTTCATTCTGGCGATGCTGCTGCTCGCCTATTATGTTCTGCGCAGGCTCAATGTGGGGGGCGGATTATCCGGAATGCGCAAAGGCGAGTTGCAGATTGTGGACCGGATTGCGATAGGACCCCGCCAGAACATTACCGTTATCCGCTACCGGGACCGTGATATGGTTCTCGGAGTCACTCAGGACAGAATAACTTTGCTCCATGCAGGGGACGAAGGGCATGCTTCAAGTAAAAAAGATTTTCCCGGATATCTTGAAAAAGAAAACTCCGGCTTTTCTGATTCTTAG
- the fliN gene encoding flagellar motor switch protein FliN yields MMSDDLDQDKLAQEWADALTDDSDGGDPLADDLGGGDEALADEWAAALAEQDDSASDDDALADEWAAALGEQADVGGGGGGGGGDDALADEWAAALAEDTGDDLRKEKEQEFLRTQTREADFKDLTNEAKNPRHDGSRRDLDFILDIPLDVSAELGRSKMLINELLQLGTGSVVELTKLAGEPLEIYVNGKLVARGEAVVINEKFGIRLTDIISPIERVKHLA; encoded by the coding sequence ATGATGTCTGATGATCTTGATCAGGATAAATTAGCGCAGGAGTGGGCTGATGCCCTTACTGACGATTCTGACGGCGGCGATCCTCTGGCGGACGATCTCGGGGGCGGCGATGAAGCCCTGGCCGACGAATGGGCGGCTGCCCTGGCTGAGCAGGATGATTCCGCTTCCGATGATGACGCGCTTGCCGATGAATGGGCTGCGGCTCTGGGCGAGCAGGCTGATGTCGGCGGCGGAGGCGGGGGCGGGGGCGGCGATGACGCACTTGCCGATGAATGGGCGGCGGCTTTGGCCGAGGATACCGGTGACGACCTCCGTAAGGAGAAGGAACAGGAGTTCCTGCGCACTCAGACCCGCGAGGCCGATTTCAAAGACCTGACCAATGAGGCCAAGAACCCGCGCCATGACGGCTCAAGGCGCGATCTGGATTTTATCCTTGATATCCCGCTCGATGTTTCAGCGGAACTGGGGCGGTCCAAAATGCTTATCAACGAGTTGCTGCAACTCGGAACCGGGTCAGTTGTGGAACTGACCAAGCTGGCCGGTGAACCCCTTGAAATTTATGTTAACGGCAAGCTTGTCGCCCGTGGCGAGGCTGTAGTCATCAATGAAAAGTTCGGAATAAGGCTGACCGATATCATCAGCCCCATTGAACGGGTGAAACATCTTGCCTAA
- the fliL gene encoding flagellar basal body-associated FliL family protein, whose product MAEANGEEPKKKGGILKWIILLVLLGALGGGGFFAYQKFFAAPQEDAAEAPAADEQAADPDQGPLPGSGFNVTLPTFVVNLADPLGRRYLKLGIDVEVVSEEASAELSKKEPMVKDTLILLLSSKTYQDLSSMESKILLKKEIVDRLNQILGGSKVLQVYFTDMVIQ is encoded by the coding sequence ATGGCTGAAGCTAACGGCGAAGAACCGAAAAAGAAAGGCGGCATATTAAAGTGGATCATTCTGCTGGTCCTGCTCGGAGCCCTCGGTGGTGGTGGATTTTTCGCCTACCAGAAGTTTTTTGCAGCCCCGCAGGAGGATGCAGCGGAAGCTCCCGCAGCCGATGAGCAGGCTGCCGATCCGGATCAGGGCCCGTTGCCCGGCAGCGGATTCAACGTCACGTTGCCGACATTCGTCGTCAACCTTGCCGATCCTCTGGGCCGCAGATACCTCAAGCTGGGAATTGACGTGGAAGTGGTCAGCGAAGAGGCTTCCGCGGAGTTGTCCAAGAAGGAACCGATGGTCAAGGATACTCTGATTCTGCTCCTTTCCAGCAAGACATATCAGGATCTTTCCAGCATGGAGAGCAAGATTCTGCTGAAAAAAGAGATCGTCGACAGGCTTAATCAGATTCTGGGCGGTTCCAAGGTACTGCAGGTATACTTTACGGATATGGTTATTCAGTAG
- a CDS encoding OmpA family protein encodes MGRDKVKKPPDPGGGWLVTFSDLVTLLLTFFVLLLSMASMDQSFITRVTIMPAELGFLAERGAGRVTAKVKLVSEFLERPWEVMERQDRIKDLLFPDDVLPPDMDRATLDENLKVLAKPEGVALVLTDKLMFPLGEARLDESAKILLYQLIPVLEYLGSADINIAGYTDNVGGMSADNFQLSGDRAMSVLTFFAEQGIKNARMSVSAYGPALPMYSNTTPEGRAQNRRVEILIKTTPHMGGY; translated from the coding sequence ATGGGACGTGACAAGGTAAAAAAGCCGCCGGATCCGGGCGGGGGATGGCTGGTCACTTTTTCGGATCTGGTGACCCTGCTTTTGACATTTTTCGTGCTCCTGCTAAGTATGGCTTCAATGGACCAGAGTTTTATCACCCGGGTAACCATTATGCCTGCAGAGTTAGGCTTTCTGGCCGAACGCGGGGCCGGCCGGGTCACGGCAAAGGTCAAGCTGGTAAGTGAATTTCTGGAACGCCCGTGGGAGGTAATGGAACGTCAGGACAGAATAAAGGATCTCCTGTTCCCGGATGATGTCCTTCCCCCGGACATGGATAGGGCTACACTTGATGAAAACCTCAAGGTGCTGGCCAAACCGGAGGGCGTCGCGCTGGTACTCACCGACAAGCTGATGTTCCCGCTCGGCGAGGCGCGTCTTGACGAGAGTGCCAAAATACTGCTTTATCAGTTGATTCCGGTGCTTGAATACCTTGGATCGGCTGACATCAACATTGCCGGCTACACCGACAATGTTGGCGGAATGAGTGCTGATAATTTTCAGCTTTCCGGGGATCGGGCCATGTCCGTGCTTACTTTCTTTGCCGAACAGGGTATAAAAAACGCACGGATGAGTGTTTCCGCTTACGGGCCGGCGCTTCCCATGTACAGCAATACCACCCCGGAGGGGCGTGCCCAGAACCGGCGGGTGGAAATATTGATAAAAACCACTCCCCACATGGGGGGATACTGA
- a CDS encoding flagellar motor protein MotB: MAKKKKPPEPEGQPLWLITFSDLMTLMLTFFVLLVSMSVVDERRKLVVLGSIIGTFGFGSKGYDVLSDGSSRKTVEIGPMEIESDLEPIKPLLWEFAEEDLRFESNRFVQILSVGADVLFSPDSTSVSPEGQKILDTVLPVLKRVSHPVLVAGHTSILRDELGEDYRVEDTAQVPDISWKLSLNRSLAVYSYLIRHGMNPEMLRLEAYGKFRPRHPETTPEGRRMNRRVDLVLDTRSAAVERELKSYEPPKKKEKEFKYDGFVFPVDGSGSPAGNKP, translated from the coding sequence ATGGCAAAGAAGAAGAAACCGCCTGAGCCGGAAGGACAGCCCCTGTGGCTGATCACCTTCAGTGACCTCATGACCCTGATGCTCACCTTTTTCGTGCTGCTGGTGAGTATGTCCGTGGTTGATGAACGCCGCAAGCTGGTGGTGCTGGGCTCCATTATCGGCACATTCGGTTTCGGCTCCAAAGGCTATGATGTGCTTTCCGACGGGTCTTCACGCAAGACGGTCGAGATCGGTCCGATGGAGATCGAGAGTGACCTTGAGCCGATTAAACCCCTGCTCTGGGAATTTGCGGAAGAGGATTTGCGATTTGAATCCAATCGTTTTGTGCAGATTCTTTCCGTGGGGGCTGATGTCCTTTTTTCGCCGGACAGCACCTCAGTTTCACCAGAAGGACAGAAGATTCTCGACACGGTGCTGCCTGTTCTTAAAAGGGTCAGTCATCCGGTGCTGGTGGCAGGCCATACTTCCATTCTGCGGGACGAACTCGGCGAAGACTACCGGGTTGAAGACACGGCTCAGGTCCCGGACATTTCCTGGAAGCTATCGCTCAACAGATCCCTGGCCGTTTACAGCTATCTGATCCGTCACGGGATGAATCCCGAAATGCTGAGACTTGAAGCCTATGGAAAATTTCGGCCCCGGCATCCGGAAACAACACCGGAGGGGCGGAGAATGAACCGCCGTGTGGACCTTGTTCTCGATACCCGGAGCGCGGCTGTGGAGCGTGAACTCAAGTCCTACGAACCCCCGAAGAAAAAGGAAAAAGAATTCAAATACGATGGATTTGTCTTTCCTGTTGACGGTTCCGGCAGCCCGGCCGGAAACAAGCCTTGA
- a CDS encoding MotA/TolQ/ExbB proton channel family protein: MDLGTVIGIVLSFGLVLSAILVGSPLSIFISVPSLLIVVGGTIGASLVNYPMGHVLGVVGVIKKTFFSSLESPGEIIDKFMDFANRARREGILSLEPALKSIEDDFLRKGLQLTVDGLEPQVIQEILETEIQYLENRHETGAEILKIFADFAPAMGMIGTVIGLVQMLQTMSDPSTIGPAMAVALLTTLYGAILANLVFTPMSGKLKTRSKEEILLREMVMEGIISISKGENPKIIEEKLNSYLPPKIRKSTD, encoded by the coding sequence ATGGATCTGGGTACAGTCATAGGCATAGTTCTTTCCTTCGGACTGGTTCTTTCGGCTATTCTGGTCGGAAGCCCCCTTTCCATTTTTATTTCAGTTCCTTCGCTGCTTATCGTTGTCGGGGGAACGATCGGTGCATCTCTGGTCAACTACCCCATGGGACATGTCCTCGGTGTTGTCGGGGTCATTAAAAAGACCTTTTTTTCCAGCCTCGAATCCCCCGGTGAAATTATCGATAAGTTTATGGATTTCGCCAACAGGGCCCGCCGTGAAGGTATTCTTTCGCTGGAACCTGCCTTGAAATCCATTGAAGACGATTTTCTGCGCAAGGGGCTGCAGCTGACCGTTGACGGCCTTGAACCGCAGGTCATTCAGGAAATTCTCGAAACCGAAATTCAGTATCTTGAAAACAGGCATGAGACCGGTGCAGAAATATTGAAAATTTTTGCCGACTTTGCTCCGGCCATGGGGATGATCGGTACGGTTATCGGGCTGGTGCAGATGCTCCAGACCATGAGTGACCCCAGTACCATCGGCCCGGCGATGGCCGTTGCGCTGCTGACCACTCTTTACGGCGCAATTCTGGCCAACCTCGTCTTTACACCCATGTCCGGCAAGCTCAAGACACGCAGCAAGGAGGAGATTCTCCTGCGTGAAATGGTAATGGAAGGAATCATATCCATTTCCAAGGGTGAAAACCCGAAGATAATCGAAGAAAAGCTCAACAGTTACCTGCCGCCCAAAATCCGCAAGAGCACGGACTAA
- a CDS encoding YggS family pyridoxal phosphate-dependent enzyme, translated as MDSREKELTENLAEVREEIADAALRCGRKVDEVKLCAVSKLHPASDIEILYRAGQRCFGESYVQEALAKQEELAGLEIDWHFIGGLQSKKAKQVAGRFSAVHSVDSIKLAGLLDRKAAELGVTQNILVQVNTAGEEQKCGIGEEQLPALLEQILGLGSVKLVGLMALPPFFDDPEGARPYFARLRMLAEGMEKLFGIKLPELSMGMTGDFKAAIEEGSTMVRVGTKIFGRRTGY; from the coding sequence ATGGACAGCAGGGAAAAAGAGCTTACGGAAAATCTGGCAGAGGTCAGGGAAGAGATTGCTGATGCTGCGCTCAGATGCGGGCGCAAGGTCGATGAAGTAAAGCTGTGTGCGGTTTCCAAACTGCACCCGGCGTCCGATATAGAGATTCTGTATCGGGCCGGGCAGCGCTGCTTCGGAGAGTCTTATGTGCAGGAAGCCCTTGCAAAACAGGAAGAACTCGCCGGGCTTGAAATAGACTGGCATTTCATCGGCGGACTGCAATCCAAGAAGGCAAAGCAGGTGGCCGGCAGGTTCAGCGCCGTCCACAGCGTGGACTCGATAAAGCTGGCCGGTCTGCTGGACAGGAAAGCTGCGGAACTTGGCGTTACCCAGAATATCCTCGTTCAGGTCAATACCGCCGGTGAGGAGCAGAAATGCGGCATCGGTGAAGAGCAGCTTCCCGCGCTTTTGGAACAGATTCTCGGACTGGGCAGCGTGAAGCTTGTCGGGTTGATGGCTCTGCCGCCATTTTTTGACGATCCGGAAGGGGCAAGACCCTATTTCGCTCGGCTGCGCATGCTTGCTGAGGGGATGGAAAAACTGTTCGGAATAAAACTTCCGGAATTGTCCATGGGCATGACCGGAGATTTCAAGGCCGCCATTGAGGAAGGGTCCACAATGGTCAGGGTAGGAACCAAGATATTCGGCCGCAGGACCGGTTATTGA
- the era gene encoding GTPase Era, which yields MSEYKFGWVALIGPPNAGKSTLMNHYLGQKVAIVSPKPQTTRNRISGILSNEDSQVVFLDTPGIHRMRGKMNRFLLDSAWEALGGSDAIIILFDAALYASKPHLMEKDLAPVVKPVNQSGRPVFVAVNKVDKVKDKAMLLPVMEKAQEFWPEAEFFPVSALKGEGADVLLEKVVESLPEGAPMFPDDQISTVPMRFMAAETVREKLFMGLQQELPYSTAVEIEFWNEEPERNLVNIGAVIYTTKKNHKGMIIGKGGQNLKKIGTQARTELEEMLEMKVMLELWVKVREGWTEDVGFLRSLGLGE from the coding sequence ATGTCTGAGTATAAATTTGGATGGGTGGCGCTTATCGGACCGCCCAATGCGGGTAAATCCACGCTGATGAACCACTATCTGGGGCAGAAGGTGGCTATAGTCTCGCCCAAGCCGCAGACCACCCGCAACCGTATAAGCGGTATCCTGAGTAATGAGGATTCGCAGGTGGTGTTTCTGGACACTCCCGGTATCCATCGCATGCGCGGCAAGATGAACCGCTTTCTGCTTGATTCGGCCTGGGAGGCCCTCGGGGGTTCCGATGCCATCATCATTCTTTTTGATGCAGCCCTTTACGCCTCCAAGCCGCACCTGATGGAAAAAGATCTGGCGCCGGTGGTAAAACCGGTAAACCAGTCCGGCAGGCCGGTCTTTGTGGCGGTCAACAAGGTTGATAAGGTCAAGGACAAGGCCATGCTGCTGCCGGTGATGGAGAAAGCACAGGAATTCTGGCCTGAAGCGGAGTTTTTTCCGGTTTCGGCCCTTAAGGGCGAAGGAGCGGATGTTCTGCTGGAAAAGGTGGTGGAGTCTCTTCCCGAAGGTGCCCCCATGTTTCCCGACGACCAGATTTCAACCGTACCCATGCGGTTCATGGCTGCTGAAACAGTCCGTGAAAAGCTGTTCATGGGGTTGCAGCAGGAGTTGCCGTACTCAACCGCCGTTGAGATTGAATTCTGGAATGAAGAGCCGGAGCGGAACCTTGTCAACATCGGAGCGGTAATTTACACCACCAAGAAGAATCACAAGGGTATGATCATCGGTAAGGGTGGACAGAATCTCAAAAAAATCGGCACTCAGGCCAGGACGGAACTGGAAGAGATGCTCGAAATGAAGGTGATGCTTGAACTCTGGGTCAAGGTCCGTGAAGGCTGGACCGAGGATGTTGGTTTTCTGCGGTCCCTTGGACTGGGTGAATAG